One window of the Populus nigra chromosome 4, ddPopNigr1.1, whole genome shotgun sequence genome contains the following:
- the LOC133692114 gene encoding calvin cycle protein CP12-1, chloroplastic-like yields MVTCPDNIVSIVTFPRHYQFYLHCATPHHTTATSFTITRMATIAGLNLSTPRVLAKATDKPKAQALVKLNQPWRRTYHLGSWRMQIRPVRAAPDSISEKVEKSIKDAEAACSDDAASGECAAAWDEVEELSAAASHAKDKKKGSDPLEEYCKDNPETDECRTYED; encoded by the coding sequence ATGGTTACATGTCCCGATAATATAGTTTCCATTGTCACCTTCCCTCGACACTATCAGTTTTATCTCCATTGCGCAACACCACACCACACCACAGCAACAAGCTTTACCATAACTAGAATGGCAACAATAGCTGGTCTTAACCTCTCAACACCTAGAGTCTTAGCTAAGGCAACAGACAAACCAAAAGCTCAAGCCCTCGTCAAGTTAAACCAGCCATGGAGGAGGACATACCACCTGGGGTCCTGGCGCATGCAAATCCGACCCGTGAGGGCTGCCCCTGATAGCATATCAGAGAAGGTTGAAAAGAGCATAAAAGATGCAGAGGCGGCGTGCTCCGATGATGCAGCAAGTGGAGAATGCGCAGCCGCATGGGATGAGGTGGAGGAGTTGAGTGCTGCTGCTAGCCATGCCAAGGACAAGAAGAAAGGGTCTGACCCTTTGGAGGAGTATTGCAAGGACAACCCTGAGACAGATGAGTGCCGCACTTATGAAGATTGA
- the LOC133692115 gene encoding bZIP transcription factor 53-like yields MSARQAASSGSDSDPRYANVDERKRKRMISNRESARRSRMRKQKQMGDLVNEVSKLQNENNQLMQGINVGQQRRMAMESANNVLRAQAVELTERLRSLNSVLQIVEDVSGLSMEIPEIPEIPDPLLKPWQLSCSVMPIMASADMFQY; encoded by the coding sequence atgtctGCAAGGCAAGCGGCGAGCTCAGGATCGGATAGTGATCCGCGATATGCGAATGTCGATGAGAGGAAAAGGAAGAGGATGATATCCAACAGGGAATCTGCGAGGCGTTCCAGGATGAGGAAGCAGAAACAAATGGGGGATTTGGTCAATGAAGTGAGCAAATTGCAGAACGAGAACAATCAGTTGATGCAGGGTATCAATGTTGGCCAACAACGCCGCATGGCGATGGAGTCAGCCAACAATGTCCTGAGGGCTCAGGCTGTGGAATTGACTGAGAGGCTGCGGTCGTTGAACTCTGTGTTGCAGATTGTGGAGGATGTTAGTGGTCTCTCTATGGAGATACCCGAAATACCCGAAATACCCGATCCTTTGTTGAAGCCGTGGCAGCTCTCCTGTTCAGTAATGCCCATCATGGCATCTGCTGATATGTTTCAATATTAG